A DNA window from Bradyrhizobium sp. CCBAU 53421 contains the following coding sequences:
- a CDS encoding AI-2E family transporter — MAGGLKITTGIIAAVLVTAAVAQARSVLAPLAAALFIIAIVWPVQQRLQSWLPKLLALAVTIVVTVATCVAFASLAAWGFGRVGRYLIADAARYQALYDAAVIWLDGHGVSFAGVWAEHFNVGWLLRTTQYVTGRINTTLSFWLIALVYVVLGLLEVEDAGRRIQRLENRTAARVLLEGSKATAAKFRKYMLVRTQMSAVTGLLVGLFAAVTGLPFAFEWGVIAFVLNYIPFIGPFIATLFPTLLAMTQFASWPAVFGVFACLNVIQFVVGSYIEPRVAGSTLSISPFLVLFAIFFWSALWGLFGTFIGVPITLAILTFCAESPSAAWVADLFGGSHQDQPEAS, encoded by the coding sequence ATGGCTGGCGGGTTGAAGATCACGACCGGCATCATCGCCGCGGTGCTGGTCACTGCGGCAGTGGCTCAGGCACGCAGTGTGCTCGCCCCGCTTGCGGCCGCCCTGTTCATCATCGCGATCGTCTGGCCCGTTCAACAACGGCTTCAGTCGTGGCTGCCGAAACTCCTCGCGCTCGCCGTTACCATAGTTGTTACGGTTGCCACCTGCGTCGCGTTTGCCTCGCTGGCAGCGTGGGGGTTCGGCCGTGTCGGGCGCTATTTGATTGCGGACGCGGCGCGCTATCAGGCCTTGTACGACGCCGCGGTGATCTGGCTCGACGGCCATGGCGTCTCGTTCGCCGGCGTTTGGGCGGAACATTTCAATGTCGGCTGGCTGCTGCGCACCACGCAATACGTCACGGGCCGCATCAACACCACGCTGAGCTTCTGGCTCATCGCGCTGGTCTATGTCGTGCTGGGACTTCTCGAGGTCGAAGACGCCGGTCGACGAATCCAGCGGCTGGAGAATCGCACAGCTGCGCGCGTCCTGCTCGAGGGCAGCAAGGCGACGGCCGCCAAGTTCCGCAAATATATGCTGGTGCGGACACAGATGAGCGCGGTCACGGGTCTCCTGGTCGGCCTGTTCGCCGCCGTGACCGGACTGCCATTCGCATTCGAATGGGGCGTGATCGCTTTTGTGCTCAACTACATTCCTTTCATCGGCCCTTTCATCGCGACGCTGTTCCCCACGCTGCTGGCCATGACGCAGTTCGCGAGCTGGCCCGCCGTGTTCGGTGTGTTCGCTTGCCTCAACGTCATCCAGTTCGTGGTAGGCAGCTATATCGAACCTCGGGTCGCCGGCTCGACGCTGTCGATCTCGCCGTTTTTGGTGCTGTTTGCGATATTCTTCTGGAGCGCGCTTTGGGGCCTGTTCGGAACCTTCATCGGCGTGCCGATCACCCTCGCCATTCTGACCTTCTGTGCCGAGAGCCCGTCGGCCGCGTGGGTCGCCGATCTGTTCGGCGGATCGCACCAAGATCAGCCGGAAGCGTCCTAG
- a CDS encoding GNAT family N-acetyltransferase — MDMLVKLYALPDSRPAYDRLLKAGIVMRRALAPEKHKVVSWVRETFSEAWASETEVAFSRQPASCFIAIQQKKIVGFACYDAACRNFFGPTGVAPKAQQGGIGKALLFACLEDMKHQGFGYAIIGGVGPAEFYAKAVGAVAIEGSAPGIYRGLL; from the coding sequence ATGGACATGCTCGTCAAGCTCTATGCTCTGCCTGATTCCAGGCCTGCCTATGATCGATTGCTCAAGGCTGGAATTGTCATGCGCCGGGCGCTCGCCCCCGAAAAGCACAAGGTTGTCTCTTGGGTGCGGGAGACATTCAGCGAGGCATGGGCCAGCGAAACCGAGGTCGCGTTCAGCCGCCAACCGGCCTCCTGCTTCATCGCGATCCAGCAAAAGAAGATCGTGGGATTCGCCTGCTACGACGCGGCCTGTCGCAACTTCTTCGGTCCGACCGGCGTCGCGCCGAAGGCACAGCAGGGCGGCATCGGCAAGGCGCTGCTGTTCGCCTGTCTCGAGGACATGAAGCACCAGGGCTTCGGCTACGCCATCATTGGCGGCGTCGGACCGGCGGAATTCTATGCGAAGGCCGTCGGCGCAGTGGCCATCGAAGGCTCCGCGCCCGGGATTTATCGGGGACTGCTGTAG
- a CDS encoding ABC transporter ATP-binding protein, giving the protein MHEPAARPVDDVILSVEDLAVHFPLGGGFLGGSQRLLRAVDGVDLELKRGECLGLVGESGCGKSTVALSLLGLLTPTRGRIVLDGHVVTGQRSLDRKLLARTAQMVFQDPYASLNPRQTVRRTLEDPLRLHGVTAQSEIDGRVAAMLKHVGLRPEQAGRYPHEFSGGQRQRIGIARALILNPKIVICDEPVSALDVSIRAQIINLLLELKESLGLSYIMISHDLGVVEHMSDRVAVMYLGRIVETGGWREIFERPAHPYTQTLIAAIPDPLRRAPLATTRGELPNPLNPPDGCAFSPRCRYAEAVCQREPGPSLETRPDGHAVRCWRADEIAAQATLPAAEGRHP; this is encoded by the coding sequence ATGCATGAACCCGCGGCAAGGCCCGTCGACGATGTCATCCTCAGCGTTGAGGATCTCGCGGTGCATTTTCCGCTCGGCGGCGGCTTCCTCGGCGGAAGCCAGCGGCTGCTGCGCGCGGTCGACGGCGTCGATCTCGAACTGAAACGCGGTGAGTGCCTTGGTCTCGTCGGCGAATCCGGTTGCGGCAAGTCGACCGTCGCGCTTTCGCTGCTCGGGCTGCTGACGCCGACGCGAGGCCGGATCGTGCTCGACGGCCACGTCGTAACGGGACAGCGATCGCTCGATCGAAAGCTGCTGGCGCGCACCGCCCAGATGGTGTTTCAGGATCCCTACGCCTCGCTCAATCCGCGCCAGACCGTTCGCCGCACGCTTGAAGACCCGCTGCGCCTGCATGGCGTGACGGCCCAGAGCGAGATCGACGGACGCGTTGCGGCGATGCTCAAACATGTCGGCCTGCGGCCCGAACAGGCCGGCCGCTACCCGCATGAATTCTCCGGTGGCCAGCGCCAGCGCATCGGCATCGCCCGCGCGCTGATTCTCAACCCCAAGATCGTGATCTGCGACGAACCGGTGTCGGCGCTCGATGTCTCGATCCGGGCCCAGATCATCAATCTGCTGCTGGAATTGAAGGAGAGTCTCGGCCTCTCCTACATCATGATCAGCCACGACCTCGGCGTGGTCGAGCACATGAGTGACAGGGTGGCGGTCATGTATCTCGGCCGCATCGTCGAGACCGGCGGCTGGCGCGAGATCTTCGAGCGGCCGGCACACCCGTATACGCAAACCCTGATCGCCGCCATTCCGGATCCGCTGCGCCGCGCACCGCTCGCCACGACAAGGGGCGAGCTTCCCAATCCGCTCAATCCGCCGGACGGATGTGCGTTCAGTCCACGCTGTCGCTACGCCGAAGCGGTGTGTCAGCGCGAGCCCGGGCCTTCGCTTGAAACGCGTCCGGACGGGCATGCGGTCCGGTGCTGGCGGGCTGACGAGATTGCCGCTCAGGCAACATTGCCAGCGGCCGAAGGCAGACATCCCTGA
- a CDS encoding ABC transporter ATP-binding protein, producing MTTAPLIEVEDLRIDLDDGARHVAAVEGVSFRIDRGETFGLVGESGCGKSITALALIGLLRRPLSVAAGSIRFEGREIQGLSAAEQRALRGNRIAMIFQEPMTALNPVSPVGRQIAEMFVLHKGKSWREASQLAVEALANVRVPAPERRVKDYPHQLSGGMRQRVMIAIALACDPDLLIADEPTTALDVTVQAEIIELMRNLCAERGTAILMISHDLGLVANVCRRVGVMYAGRIVEERSSDDIFRACAHPYTQGLVDSLPRLGSRAALGRSRLREIAGVVPAIADFPTGCRFNPRCAQATEICRTTAPETTWLAAGGLVRCHHHA from the coding sequence ATGACGACCGCTCCGCTGATCGAAGTCGAGGACTTGCGCATCGATCTCGACGACGGCGCGAGGCATGTTGCCGCGGTCGAGGGCGTTTCATTCCGCATCGATCGTGGCGAGACATTCGGTCTTGTCGGCGAGTCCGGCTGTGGCAAGAGCATCACGGCGCTCGCCTTGATCGGCCTGCTGCGCCGGCCGCTCTCGGTCGCCGCCGGCTCGATACGTTTCGAGGGCCGCGAGATTCAGGGGCTTTCCGCCGCCGAGCAGCGGGCGCTGCGTGGCAACCGCATCGCCATGATCTTCCAGGAGCCGATGACGGCGCTCAATCCGGTCTCGCCGGTCGGCCGGCAGATCGCGGAGATGTTCGTGCTGCACAAGGGCAAGAGCTGGCGCGAGGCAAGCCAGCTCGCCGTCGAGGCGCTGGCGAACGTGCGCGTCCCCGCACCGGAGCGGCGGGTGAAGGATTATCCGCACCAGCTCTCGGGCGGCATGCGCCAGCGCGTGATGATCGCTATCGCGCTGGCATGCGATCCGGATCTTCTGATCGCCGACGAGCCGACCACGGCGCTCGATGTGACCGTACAGGCGGAGATCATCGAGCTGATGCGCAATCTGTGCGCCGAGCGAGGCACGGCGATCCTGATGATCAGCCACGATCTGGGTCTCGTCGCCAACGTGTGCCGCCGCGTCGGTGTCATGTATGCCGGCCGCATTGTCGAGGAACGCAGCTCGGACGACATCTTCCGCGCCTGCGCGCATCCCTACACACAGGGCCTGGTCGACTCGTTGCCGCGGCTGGGGAGCCGCGCAGCACTCGGCCGGTCGCGGCTCAGGGAAATCGCCGGCGTCGTCCCGGCGATCGCGGACTTTCCGACCGGCTGCCGCTTCAATCCGCGTTGCGCACAGGCGACCGAGATCTGCCGGACCACCGCACCGGAGACGACATGGCTCGCTGCGGGCGGCCTCGTCAGGTGCCACCACCATGCATGA
- a CDS encoding ABC transporter permease produces MKLGTSAIIGGMLFALAIFVGLFAPWLAHTDPVMGANLMNAEEPPSWTWWFGTDAQGRDIYSRVVHGARISLTVGIVSQLVNSVIGVTLGLTAGYWGGWWDDFVNGLTNLMLAIPSLIFALAIMAVLGPGLTSLLIALGLTNWSFTCRIARASTLSLKSQGYVQAARVLGYGDLRIMITQLLPNMVGPIIVIGTLGMGGAVLAEASLSFLGLGIRPPYPSWGSMLSEARDQITTAPWLSVFPGLAIFLTVLGLNLLGDGLRDVLDPQSRSRRA; encoded by the coding sequence ATGAAGCTTGGGACCAGCGCGATCATCGGCGGGATGCTATTCGCACTTGCGATCTTCGTCGGCCTGTTCGCGCCCTGGCTGGCCCATACCGATCCGGTCATGGGTGCCAACCTCATGAATGCGGAAGAACCGCCGAGCTGGACCTGGTGGTTCGGCACCGATGCGCAAGGCCGCGATATCTATTCCCGTGTCGTGCATGGCGCGCGCATCTCGCTGACGGTCGGCATCGTCTCGCAGCTCGTCAACAGCGTCATCGGCGTGACGCTGGGGTTGACGGCAGGCTATTGGGGCGGCTGGTGGGACGATTTCGTCAACGGGCTGACCAATCTAATGCTCGCCATCCCCTCGCTGATCTTCGCGCTCGCCATCATGGCGGTGCTCGGGCCCGGCCTGACCAGCCTCCTGATCGCGCTCGGATTGACCAACTGGTCGTTCACCTGCCGGATCGCACGCGCCTCGACGCTGTCGCTCAAGAGCCAGGGCTATGTGCAGGCTGCACGCGTGCTCGGCTATGGAGATCTGCGCATCATGATCACGCAGCTGCTGCCGAACATGGTCGGCCCCATCATTGTCATCGGCACGCTCGGCATGGGCGGCGCGGTCCTGGCCGAGGCTTCGCTTTCGTTCCTCGGCCTCGGCATCCGTCCACCCTATCCAAGCTGGGGCAGCATGCTGTCGGAGGCGCGCGACCAGATCACCACGGCGCCATGGCTGTCGGTGTTCCCGGGCCTTGCGATATTCCTGACGGTGCTCGGCCTCAATCTGCTGGGCGACGGCTTGCGTGACGTGCTCGATCCGCAGTCGCGGAGCCGGCGCGCATGA
- a CDS encoding ABC transporter permease yields the protein MLSFTIRRVLQTVPTVLAVVLVIFVLFSVVPGSIVSSMGDDGRGPTDPQVVERMKKQLGLDDPVYVRFGSYIAKLTTGDFGTSFRTREPVTTMVAKRMWPTLQLIFVALAFAIAVGVPLGFIAALRPGSIVDTLSMVLAVSGLSMAKFWLGLLLMYLFALKLGWLPSFGYGDGSLKYLLLPAVTLGVSPMALLARTTRAAVLEIMTADFVRTARSKGMSETRVVTWHVMRNALVIILTAIGLQFGVVMGQAVVVEKLFSWPGIGSLLVDSVLQRDIPAVQGTILVVVLFFLTVNTLVDLLYGVIDPRIRYA from the coding sequence ATGCTCTCCTTTACGATCCGTCGAGTCCTGCAAACCGTTCCGACCGTGCTGGCCGTCGTGCTGGTGATCTTCGTGTTGTTCAGCGTCGTTCCAGGCAGCATCGTGTCAAGCATGGGCGATGACGGCCGGGGTCCGACGGACCCGCAGGTCGTGGAGCGCATGAAAAAGCAGCTCGGCCTCGACGATCCCGTTTACGTGCGTTTCGGCTCCTACATCGCCAAGCTCACGACGGGTGATTTCGGGACCTCGTTCCGGACCCGCGAGCCGGTCACGACCATGGTCGCCAAACGGATGTGGCCAACGCTGCAGCTGATCTTCGTGGCCCTGGCGTTTGCGATCGCAGTGGGCGTACCGCTCGGCTTCATCGCCGCGCTGAGGCCGGGCAGCATCGTCGACACGCTCTCGATGGTGCTGGCGGTGTCAGGCCTCTCGATGGCCAAATTCTGGCTCGGGCTGCTGCTAATGTACCTGTTTGCACTGAAGCTCGGCTGGCTGCCGAGTTTCGGCTATGGCGACGGCAGCCTCAAATATCTACTCCTGCCTGCCGTGACCCTCGGCGTCTCGCCGATGGCGCTGCTGGCGCGGACGACGCGGGCGGCGGTGCTCGAGATCATGACCGCGGATTTTGTCCGCACGGCTCGCTCGAAGGGCATGAGCGAGACGCGGGTCGTGACATGGCACGTGATGCGCAATGCCCTCGTCATCATTCTGACCGCGATCGGCCTGCAATTCGGCGTCGTGATGGGCCAAGCCGTCGTGGTCGAGAAATTGTTTTCCTGGCCGGGCATCGGCTCGCTGCTGGTCGACAGCGTCCTGCAGCGCGACATTCCCGCCGTCCAGGGCACCATCCTCGTGGTGGTGCTGTTCTTCCTCACCGTCAATACATTGGTTGACCTGCTCTACGGCGTGATCGACCCCAGGATCAGATACGCATGA
- a CDS encoding ABC transporter substrate-binding protein, which yields MMFRMIAIVAGLGLALAATAEAKTPRKGGTIRMTAPYGSSFTSMDIHTTPRAQDEIYAKALHRSLYIWDSAEGKPVPELAKEVTVSGGGLVHTFKLRDDAYFHNGRKMTADDIIWSYNRIMDGTKAYPGARFVRLIEGAAEVEKGQAKEISGLKKIDDFTLEMKLTEKVDPAFYFFTALTSIYPADEGGKESFLQKPIGLGPFKFVEHVPGSRIVLERWDRFYKPGKPYADKVVISLMGEAAARDVAFRNKEIDTSVLGPAQYVAYQADPNLKGTIVEVAEVFTRYMGMNPTFKPFSDKRVRQAVNYAIDADLIINKLVKGKAYRATSWLPLTSPAYDKAMKPYPYDPAKAKQLLADAGYPNGFEFEWTTSQNESWGLPIVEAAIPMLDKVGIKVKVKQVETAVLAEVIRKGDFQAFIYSQATGPDPQAALKCFHSATPQSACNYTTFKNAEFDKLIDAAGQTDEAAKRVQLLQKANALLQEEAPIWFFNYNKAVMAVQPWLKGIQLDATELTHQNVEDLWVDDTSPAK from the coding sequence ATGATGTTCAGGATGATTGCGATCGTGGCTGGCCTCGGGCTCGCACTTGCCGCCACGGCGGAGGCCAAGACGCCGCGCAAGGGCGGGACCATTCGCATGACGGCGCCCTATGGCTCCAGCTTCACCAGCATGGACATCCACACCACACCGCGTGCCCAGGACGAAATCTACGCCAAGGCCCTCCACCGGTCGCTCTACATCTGGGACTCGGCCGAAGGCAAACCGGTGCCGGAACTTGCCAAGGAGGTCACGGTCTCGGGCGGCGGCCTCGTTCATACCTTCAAGCTGCGCGACGACGCCTATTTCCACAACGGCCGCAAGATGACGGCCGACGACATCATCTGGTCCTACAACCGCATCATGGACGGCACCAAGGCCTATCCCGGCGCGCGATTTGTCCGCTTGATCGAGGGCGCCGCCGAAGTCGAGAAGGGCCAGGCCAAGGAAATCTCCGGCCTGAAGAAGATCGACGACTTCACCCTCGAAATGAAGCTGACCGAGAAAGTCGATCCCGCCTTCTACTTCTTCACCGCGTTGACCTCGATCTATCCCGCCGACGAGGGCGGGAAGGAGAGCTTCCTGCAGAAGCCAATCGGCCTTGGTCCGTTCAAGTTTGTCGAGCACGTGCCGGGATCGCGCATCGTTCTGGAACGGTGGGACCGGTTCTACAAGCCCGGCAAGCCATATGCCGACAAGGTCGTGATATCGCTGATGGGCGAAGCCGCGGCACGCGATGTCGCCTTTCGCAACAAGGAGATCGACACCTCGGTGCTTGGGCCGGCGCAGTATGTCGCTTATCAAGCCGATCCCAACCTCAAGGGCACCATCGTCGAGGTCGCCGAGGTCTTCACCCGCTATATGGGGATGAATCCCACGTTCAAGCCGTTCTCCGACAAGCGGGTTCGACAGGCCGTCAACTATGCGATCGATGCCGATCTGATCATCAACAAGCTGGTCAAGGGCAAGGCCTATCGCGCCACGAGTTGGCTGCCTCTGACCTCGCCGGCATACGACAAGGCCATGAAGCCCTATCCTTACGATCCAGCGAAAGCGAAGCAATTGCTTGCGGACGCGGGCTATCCCAACGGCTTTGAATTCGAATGGACCACCAGCCAGAACGAAAGCTGGGGCCTGCCGATCGTCGAAGCCGCGATCCCGATGCTGGACAAGGTGGGCATCAAGGTGAAGGTCAAACAGGTCGAAACCGCGGTGCTGGCGGAGGTCATCCGCAAAGGCGACTTCCAGGCCTTCATCTATTCCCAGGCGACCGGCCCGGATCCGCAGGCGGCGCTCAAATGCTTCCATTCGGCGACGCCGCAATCGGCCTGCAACTACACGACCTTCAAGAACGCGGAGTTCGACAAGCTGATCGATGCAGCCGGCCAGACCGACGAAGCCGCCAAGCGCGTCCAGCTGCTGCAGAAGGCCAATGCGCTGCTGCAGGAGGAAGCGCCGATCTGGTTCTTCAACTACAACAAGGCTGTCATGGCGGTGCAACCCTGGCTCAAGGGAATCCAGCTGGACGCGACGGAGCTGACCCATCAAAACGTCGAAGACCTCTGGGTCGACGACACCTCGCCCGCGAAGTGA
- a CDS encoding GAF domain-containing protein, whose amino-acid sequence MKTFIRVVELWVPDATRTRLAFGGSLHSAEFAEFQAVSEHALFAYDEGLPGKAWATGHPVILTEFANSYFKRTDEAREAGLTCGVALPVFAGEFLMAVMVLLCGDDRKHVGAIELWHNDPEKSHEMALVDGYYGTADMFEFNSRHTRFPRGFGLPGRTWKAGMPLIIKDLHNSKGFLRWEDASEIGINCGVGIPYTTGDQTWVVTFLSAQATPIARRFEIWVPNEARSALLFRSGDCSEQSDLAALYAERRISRGEGSIGGAWATGMPALTEHLKQDESIAAALARNSGMNQVVALPVIENARLKAVLAWYL is encoded by the coding sequence ATGAAAACCTTCATTCGCGTGGTTGAACTGTGGGTGCCCGATGCAACGCGGACGCGGCTGGCATTCGGCGGCAGCCTCCACAGCGCCGAGTTCGCCGAATTCCAGGCGGTCAGCGAGCACGCGCTGTTCGCCTATGACGAGGGCCTTCCCGGCAAGGCCTGGGCGACCGGCCATCCGGTCATCCTGACCGAATTCGCCAACTCGTATTTCAAGCGAACTGATGAGGCGCGCGAGGCCGGCCTGACCTGCGGCGTCGCGCTTCCGGTGTTCGCCGGCGAATTCCTGATGGCCGTGATGGTGCTGCTCTGCGGCGACGACAGGAAGCATGTCGGCGCGATCGAGCTTTGGCACAACGATCCCGAGAAATCCCACGAGATGGCGCTGGTCGACGGCTACTACGGCACTGCCGACATGTTCGAGTTCAACTCGCGCCACACCAGATTCCCGCGCGGCTTCGGCCTGCCAGGCCGGACCTGGAAGGCCGGCATGCCGCTGATCATCAAGGATCTGCACAACTCCAAGGGATTCCTGCGTTGGGAGGACGCATCCGAGATCGGCATCAATTGCGGCGTCGGTATCCCCTACACGACCGGCGACCAGACCTGGGTGGTGACGTTCCTGTCGGCCCAGGCGACGCCGATCGCACGCCGGTTCGAGATCTGGGTGCCGAACGAAGCGCGGTCAGCGCTGCTGTTCCGCTCCGGCGATTGCAGCGAGCAGTCCGATCTCGCCGCGCTCTATGCGGAAAGGAGGATCAGCCGGGGCGAAGGCTCTATCGGCGGCGCATGGGCCACCGGCATGCCCGCGCTCACCGAACATCTGAAGCAGGATGAATCGATCGCGGCTGCACTGGCGCGCAACTCCGGCATGAACCAGGTGGTCGCGCTGCCGGTGATCGAGAACGCCCGGCTCAAGGCGGTGCTGGCCTGGTATTTGTAA
- a CDS encoding class II aldolase/adducin family protein, which yields MNPPVSSPAIKVVKSVREQVSAEEWQARVDLAACYRLTAMYGMTEMIANHISCRVPGTTDQFLINAYGMLYEEIDASSLIKVDVEGNTLLNATDYDVNVAGFVIHSAIHMAKHDMDCVAHTHTPAGMAVSAMECGLLPLAQTSMRFLHIAYHDFEGIADNVDERERLVRDLGDNEAMILRNHGLLVVGRTVPAAFNVLFRLERACQTQVMALSCNTKLIYPPQNILEDTYERMLPKPGRAARNGELAWPALLRKLDRADPSYRD from the coding sequence ATGAATCCCCCCGTCAGCTCGCCCGCGATCAAGGTCGTCAAATCCGTCCGCGAGCAGGTGAGCGCCGAGGAGTGGCAGGCCCGCGTCGATCTTGCCGCCTGTTATCGGCTCACGGCGATGTACGGCATGACCGAGATGATCGCGAACCACATCTCCTGCCGCGTGCCCGGCACCACCGACCAGTTCCTGATCAATGCCTACGGCATGCTTTACGAAGAAATCGACGCCTCCAGCCTGATCAAGGTCGACGTCGAAGGCAACACGCTGCTCAACGCGACCGACTACGACGTCAACGTCGCGGGCTTCGTCATTCACAGCGCCATCCACATGGCCAAGCACGACATGGATTGCGTCGCGCACACCCATACCCCGGCCGGCATGGCGGTGTCCGCGATGGAATGCGGCCTACTGCCGCTGGCGCAGACCTCGATGCGCTTCCTGCACATCGCCTATCACGACTTCGAGGGCATTGCCGACAATGTCGACGAGCGCGAGCGCCTGGTGCGCGACCTCGGCGACAACGAGGCGATGATCCTGCGCAACCATGGCCTCCTCGTCGTCGGCCGCACCGTGCCCGCCGCCTTCAATGTGTTGTTCCGCCTCGAGCGGGCCTGCCAGACTCAGGTGATGGCGTTGTCCTGTAACACCAAGCTGATCTACCCGCCGCAAAACATCCTTGAAGACACCTATGAGCGGATGCTGCCGAAGCCCGGCCGCGCCGCCCGCAACGGCGAGCTCGCCTGGCCCGCGCTGCTGCGCAAGCTCGACCGGGCCGATCCGTCGTACCGGGACTGA
- a CDS encoding M81 family metallopeptidase, with amino-acid sequence MSDRKIRIAVLHFSHETVSFLPNETTLDDFIYPGSPARGEALLQFDPKNYMGGFVQVAREFSEVELVGIESPLWPKTYTGSGWITPEAYRTFTGRMVAGLKEEGPFDGVYLCLHGAMAVRDVPRPEADLARQVREVVGRSAFIAATFDPHGNEDEAFLEQADMAFAVKYFPHYDAHLQGERAARMLVRAIRGDYKPAHRTIKVPVISPTVLQWTGARPWMDLVQRALVWEAREVDVYVNIFFGFPFADVPDVGMTVQVLTNDNPKLAEHVARDLAGTIWRLREALLQSTKLHNIAEGVALAKRAVADGNTPVVLADHSDRSGSATWLLREIVAQDLANTVIATIADAEATAGLKAAAAKAGDAFDMEIGGRADESAGDPVRIQGTISVAGDGYGQFWVCVRFGRNNVLILSTYLVQVMEPFSLKALVPDIGSFDVMAIKSRVHFRRGFDDNGFAKTILLVEPDQPFLGTTRLDKLPYRNVDLTRFYPYGNPEFSEVSS; translated from the coding sequence ATGAGCGATCGCAAGATACGTATCGCCGTCCTGCATTTCTCCCACGAAACCGTCTCGTTCCTGCCGAATGAGACCACGCTCGACGACTTCATCTATCCCGGCTCGCCGGCCAGGGGCGAGGCGCTGTTACAGTTCGATCCCAAGAACTATATGGGCGGCTTCGTGCAGGTGGCGCGCGAGTTCTCCGAGGTCGAACTGGTCGGCATCGAATCCCCGCTGTGGCCGAAGACCTACACGGGGTCCGGCTGGATCACCCCGGAAGCCTACCGGACCTTCACAGGCAGGATGGTCGCCGGGCTGAAAGAGGAGGGGCCGTTCGACGGCGTCTATCTGTGCCTGCATGGTGCAATGGCGGTGCGGGACGTGCCGCGGCCCGAGGCCGATCTGGCGCGACAGGTCCGCGAGGTGGTCGGCCGCTCCGCCTTCATCGCCGCGACCTTCGACCCTCATGGCAACGAGGACGAGGCGTTCCTCGAGCAGGCGGACATGGCGTTCGCCGTCAAATATTTCCCGCACTACGACGCGCATCTGCAGGGCGAACGCGCGGCGCGCATGCTGGTGCGGGCGATCCGCGGCGACTACAAACCCGCGCATCGGACCATCAAGGTTCCCGTGATCTCGCCCACCGTGCTGCAATGGACCGGGGCGCGGCCTTGGATGGATCTCGTGCAGCGCGCGCTGGTCTGGGAGGCCCGCGAGGTCGACGTTTACGTCAACATCTTCTTCGGCTTCCCGTTCGCCGATGTTCCCGATGTCGGCATGACCGTCCAGGTCCTGACCAACGACAATCCAAAGCTCGCCGAGCATGTCGCACGCGATCTCGCCGGCACGATCTGGCGGCTGCGCGAGGCCTTGCTGCAATCGACCAAGTTGCACAACATCGCCGAAGGCGTCGCGCTGGCAAAGCGGGCCGTCGCCGACGGCAACACGCCGGTGGTACTGGCCGATCACAGCGACCGCTCGGGATCGGCGACATGGCTGCTGCGGGAGATCGTTGCGCAGGACCTCGCCAACACCGTCATCGCGACCATAGCGGATGCCGAGGCGACGGCAGGCCTGAAAGCGGCCGCCGCCAAGGCCGGCGATGCCTTCGATATGGAGATCGGCGGCCGCGCCGACGAGTCGGCGGGCGATCCGGTTCGCATCCAGGGCACGATCTCGGTGGCGGGTGACGGCTACGGGCAGTTCTGGGTCTGCGTGCGCTTCGGGCGCAACAATGTGTTGATCCTCTCCACCTATCTGGTGCAGGTGATGGAGCCGTTCTCGCTGAAGGCGCTGGTGCCTGACATCGGCAGCTTCGACGTGATGGCGATCAAGTCGCGGGTGCATTTCCGGCGCGGCTTCGACGACAATGGCTTCGCCAAGACGATCCTGCTGGTCGAGCCGGACCAGCCGTTCCTAGGCACGACGCGCCTTGACAAGCTGCCCTACAGGAACGTCGACCTCACGCGGTTCTATCCATACGGCAATCCGGAGTTCTCGGAGGTGTCGTCATGA